From Hemiscyllium ocellatum isolate sHemOce1 chromosome 27 unlocalized genomic scaffold, sHemOce1.pat.X.cur. SUPER_27_unloc_42, whole genome shotgun sequence, a single genomic window includes:
- the LOC132808342 gene encoding zinc finger protein 239-like, producing MGLDERPYCWSALSVEPETVIRPGKRNSWRGGALHVLCAAEASAMEKHEESCPMEKPWKCGDCGKDFRFPSALEIHRRSHTGERPFPCTECGKAFRHSSDLVRHRRVHTRERPFSCPECGKAFSNSSDLVRHRRVHTGEQPFRCSTCGKGFTQASTLLAHRQVHTGERLFLCTECGKGFSNSFALLTHQRVHTGERPFPCTECRKAFNSSSDRLKHQRVHTGERPFSCPECRKGFTQASDLLRHQRVHTGERPFTCYQCGKSFSRSSHLQRHQRVHMPSQGV from the coding sequence atgggactggatgagagaccctactgttggagtgcactgagtgtggagcctgaaacagttataaggcctggaaagaggaattcatggAGGGGAGGAGCCCTACACGTGTTGTGTGCGGctgaagcttcggccatggagaaacaCGAGGAATCCTGccccatggagaaaccgtggaagtgtggcgactgtgggaaagaTTTCCGTTTCCCATCTGCTctggagattcatcggcgcagtcacaccggggaaaggccattcccctgcacagagtgtgggaaggccttcagacattcctccGACCTGGtgaggcaccggcgggtccacaccagggagaggcccttcagctgccctgagtgtgggaaggccttcagcaattcctccgacctGGTGAGGCACCGGCGAGTCCACACGGGGGAGCAGCCCTTCAGGTGCTCCACatgcgggaagggctttacccaggcctccacccTGTTGGCCCACCGGCAGgtccacactggagagaggcTGTTCCTCTGCACCgaatgtgggaagggcttcagcaattcctttgccctgctgacccaccagcgggtccacacgggagagaggccgttcccctgcacagagtgcaggaaggccttcaacAGTTCCTCTGACAggctgaagcaccagcgggtccacacgggggagaggcccttcagctgcccagagtgcaggaagggctttacccaggcctctgacctgctgaggcaccagcgggtccacacaggggagaggccattcacctgctatCAGTGTGGGAAGAGCTTTAgccgctcctcccacctgcagaGACACCAGAGAGTTCACATGCCATCACAGGGGGTTTAA